In a single window of the Caloenas nicobarica isolate bCalNic1 chromosome 8, bCalNic1.hap1, whole genome shotgun sequence genome:
- the PTTG1IP gene encoding pituitary tumor-transforming gene 1 protein-interacting protein, whose amino-acid sequence MAPPLPLCAALALALLPGAAAAQDGPADCHQYTNRSCEECLKNVTCLWCASSGRCVEYPVRRVLPPADLCELRSARWGVCWVNFEALIIAMSVVGGTILITLGVCCCCCCKKKSKKPDKDEERAAREREKRRVRQEERRAEMKSRHDEIRRKYGLFKEENPYAKFEN is encoded by the exons AtggccccgccgctcccgctcTGCGCCGCGCTGGCCCTGGCGCTGctgcccggcgctgccgccgcgcaGGACGGGCCGGCAG ATTGTCACCAGTATACAAACAGAAGCTGTGAGGAGTGTCTGAAAAATGTCACT TGCCTGTGGTGCGCCAGCAGCGGCAGGTGTGTGGAGTACCCCGTCCGAAGAGTCCTCCCGCCGGCCGACCTCTGCGAGCTCCGCTCCGCGCGCTGGGGAGTCTGCTGGG TGAACTTTGAAGCCCTGATCATTGCGATGTCTGTGGTGGGAGGAACGATCCTCATCACGCTGGgggtctgctgctgctgctgttgtaagaaaaagagcaaaaa GCCAGACAAGGATGAGGAGAGAGCGGCCAGGGAGCGGGAGAAGAGGCGGGTGCGGCAGGAGGAGAG GAGGGCAGAGATGAAATCACGGCATGATGAAATCCGAAGAAAATATG GCCTGTTCAAGGAAGAGAACCCTTATGCGAAATTTGAGAACTAG
- the LOC135991379 gene encoding small ubiquitin-related modifier 3 — MSEEKPKESVKTENDHINLKVAGQDGSVVQFKIKRHTPLSKLMKAYCERQGLSMRQIRFRFDGQPISETDTPAQLEMEDEDTIDVFQQQTGGVC, encoded by the exons atgTCGGAGGAGAAGCCCAAG GAAAGCGTGAAAACAGAGAATGATCACATCAACCTGAAAGTGGCGGGGCAGGACGGCTCCGTGGTGCAGTTCAAGATCAAGCGGCACACGCCGCTCAGCAAGCTGATGAAGGCGTACTGCGAGCGGCAG GGCTTGTCGATGAGGCAGATTAGATTCAGATTTGATGGACAACCAATTAGTGAAACAGATACACCTGCACAG CTGGAGATGGAAGATGAAGACACTATCGACGTGTTCCAGCAGCAGACGGGTGGGGTGTGTTAA